Proteins encoded by one window of Halomonas sp. SH5A2:
- the aroK gene encoding shikimate kinase AroK, with the protein MQDLPNLFLIGPMGAGKSTIGRLLAAELSRDFFDSDHAIQARCGADIPWIFDVEGEQGFRQREIHMIDELTQRHPVVVATGGGAVLREENRRALRERGTVVYLLTTVDQQLRRTAKDRNRPLLQCADREKVLNDMFAARDPLYRATSDITVRTDRRSPRAVVNEIVRRVRRLVDPLESTNSSNRVSP; encoded by the coding sequence ATGCAGGATTTACCCAACCTTTTTCTGATTGGCCCCATGGGGGCTGGTAAAAGCACGATTGGACGGCTGCTGGCAGCTGAACTGTCGCGCGACTTTTTTGATAGCGACCACGCCATTCAAGCGCGCTGCGGGGCAGACATCCCGTGGATTTTTGATGTGGAAGGCGAGCAGGGCTTTCGTCAGCGTGAAATTCACATGATCGACGAGCTGACCCAACGCCATCCCGTGGTCGTGGCGACCGGCGGTGGCGCGGTGCTGCGCGAGGAAAACCGTCGTGCGCTACGCGAGCGGGGCACGGTGGTGTACCTGTTGACCACTGTCGATCAACAGCTCAGGCGCACGGCAAAAGACCGCAACCGCCCGCTGCTGCAGTGTGCTGACCGCGAGAAGGTGCTGAATGATATGTTCGCCGCTCGTGATCCGCTGTATCGCGCCACGTCAGATATTACCGTGCGTACCGACCGGCGCAGCCCGCGTGCGGTGGTCAACGAGATTGTGCGCCGCGTCCGGCGCCTGGTCGATCCTCTTGAGTCTACAAATTCGTCAAACAGGGTATCCCCATGA
- the pilQ gene encoding type IV pilus secretin family protein: protein MANTLVSRFRQGMLVAAMLLPSWAVASVLTDLDVRETQGGDVTLELRFSGDVPELNGYPLTDPPRLTLDLADTQNGLAERRIRVDQGGIEGITALEGSGRTRLVLDLERPRQFRSSVSGDRLTVTLSAAGASNEAPAERLETVQGPQVQDIDFQRGEGGAGRLLVTFDRDSVRPDVREGGRNEVIVGLGEVNVPDALNQVYDVTDFATPISRITPRRGQRGSELVLATDGPYAMVSSQSGDQLTVEVQPVSDAPQQARVDQGEEYTGERLSLNFQDIEVRAVLATLADFTGLNLVASDSVSGRVTLNLNDVPWDQALDLILQSQGLSSREKGNVIVVAPASELAELERQELEARNQQETLAPLVTEFIEVKYARAEDLSQLLRGGDGFGLLTERGRVSVDQRTNTLLIQDTPDQVREITRTLDRLDVAVRQVQIEARIVIARDTASRELGINWGASSTRGFQESDNGQFTGRDINPQGLNRAQGGLAVDFGDTSDAGAGFSFGYLAGDVLLDLELRALESEGKSQTISQPKIITANQRTATISQGEERAFQSVDGNDNPDTEFKEAELSLEVTPQITPDNRIIMDLLIRNDSFRESEFGGEPPIDTNEIETQVLVDNGQTVVLGGILTTEELRQIAKTPLLGDIPLLGRLFRYTEESNEKVELLVFITPRLLDDGLTVR, encoded by the coding sequence ATGGCAAACACCTTGGTAAGCCGTTTTCGGCAAGGCATGCTGGTGGCAGCGATGCTACTTCCCAGTTGGGCGGTAGCTTCGGTGCTCACCGACCTGGATGTGCGTGAGACGCAAGGCGGCGACGTGACGCTGGAGTTACGTTTCAGCGGTGATGTGCCTGAGCTCAACGGCTACCCGCTAACGGACCCACCGCGATTGACGCTGGACTTGGCGGATACTCAAAACGGCCTGGCCGAGCGTCGAATACGCGTTGACCAGGGCGGGATTGAGGGCATTACCGCGCTGGAGGGCAGTGGTCGCACGCGCCTCGTATTAGACCTGGAGAGGCCCCGCCAGTTTCGCTCGTCGGTGTCCGGTGATCGGCTGACAGTGACCCTCTCGGCCGCCGGTGCATCGAATGAGGCACCTGCCGAACGTCTTGAAACAGTGCAGGGGCCGCAGGTGCAGGATATTGATTTTCAGCGTGGCGAGGGAGGCGCAGGGCGCTTGTTGGTGACGTTTGATCGCGACAGCGTCAGGCCCGATGTGCGCGAGGGTGGACGTAACGAGGTGATTGTCGGGCTGGGTGAGGTCAATGTGCCCGACGCTCTCAATCAGGTCTATGACGTAACTGACTTTGCCACGCCGATCTCGCGCATTACACCGCGCCGCGGGCAACGCGGCAGCGAGCTGGTGCTGGCCACCGACGGTCCCTATGCCATGGTGTCATCGCAGTCGGGCGATCAGTTGACGGTCGAGGTTCAGCCTGTCAGCGACGCGCCGCAACAGGCGCGTGTGGATCAAGGCGAAGAGTATACCGGCGAGCGGTTGAGTCTTAACTTCCAGGACATCGAAGTGCGCGCCGTGCTTGCCACGCTCGCCGACTTTACCGGTTTGAACCTGGTGGCCAGCGACAGCGTCAGTGGGCGGGTAACGCTCAATCTTAACGATGTGCCCTGGGACCAGGCGCTGGATCTGATCCTCCAGAGCCAGGGGCTTTCCAGTCGTGAAAAGGGCAATGTGATTGTCGTGGCGCCAGCGAGTGAACTGGCGGAATTAGAGCGTCAGGAACTGGAAGCCCGCAATCAGCAGGAAACGCTAGCACCGCTGGTGACGGAGTTTATTGAAGTGAAGTACGCCCGTGCCGAAGATCTGTCGCAACTGCTGCGCGGCGGTGATGGTTTCGGCCTGCTCACCGAGCGGGGTCGGGTCAGCGTTGACCAGCGCACCAATACCCTGTTGATTCAGGATACCCCCGATCAGGTACGCGAGATTACGCGCACGCTCGATCGTTTGGATGTGGCCGTACGCCAGGTACAGATTGAAGCGCGTATCGTGATCGCCCGCGATACGGCTTCCCGCGAGCTGGGCATCAACTGGGGGGCGTCCAGCACCCGTGGGTTTCAGGAAAGTGACAACGGTCAGTTTACTGGCCGGGATATTAATCCCCAGGGCTTGAACCGCGCTCAGGGCGGGCTAGCGGTTGATTTTGGCGACACTTCCGACGCTGGTGCCGGGTTCAGCTTTGGCTATCTGGCAGGCGACGTGTTGCTCGACCTTGAGCTGCGCGCCCTGGAAAGCGAAGGCAAGAGCCAGACCATTTCACAGCCCAAGATCATTACCGCCAACCAGCGCACCGCCACCATCAGCCAGGGCGAGGAGCGTGCCTTCCAGAGTGTTGACGGTAACGATAACCCGGATACCGAGTTCAAGGAGGCTGAGTTATCGCTTGAGGTGACGCCGCAGATTACGCCGGATAACCGCATCATCATGGATTTGCTGATTCGCAACGACAGCTTCCGGGAATCCGAGTTTGGTGGTGAGCCGCCGATAGACACCAATGAAATCGAGACTCAGGTATTGGTCGATAATGGTCAAACCGTGGTGCTGGGCGGTATTTTAACCACCGAGGAGCTGCGTCAAATCGCCAAAACCCCGCTGCTCGGCGATATTCCTTTGCTGGGTCGACTGTTTCGCTATACCGAAGAGAGCAATGAAAAGGTAGAGTTGCTAGTCTTTATTACACCACGACTTCTTGACGATGGCTTAACGGTTCGCTGA
- a CDS encoding pilus assembly protein PilP, whose product MTSLVRRGLVAGWLAGFFLLTGCADPALSQLEASLDDIRQTSSSEPVMVIPYVPLYPAQRYQHSEARSPFLPPQSIQESAYSEVGGENGPDPERPAEPLERFSLQELQLVGTLRMGGRQMAMIATPEGLVVNVREGNYMGTNDGRIVAISAQEIEIRERVYTQQNGWQIRPASLTIDDER is encoded by the coding sequence ATGACGTCGTTGGTGCGCCGAGGGCTAGTTGCTGGATGGCTAGCGGGATTTTTCCTGTTGACGGGCTGTGCGGATCCAGCGCTTTCGCAACTGGAGGCAAGCCTTGACGATATTCGACAAACGTCCAGCAGTGAGCCGGTCATGGTGATTCCTTATGTGCCGCTTTACCCTGCACAACGCTATCAGCACAGTGAGGCACGCAGCCCCTTTTTGCCGCCGCAATCGATACAGGAGAGCGCGTACAGCGAGGTGGGAGGTGAAAATGGCCCGGACCCGGAACGACCTGCCGAACCGCTAGAGCGCTTTTCACTGCAAGAGTTGCAGTTGGTTGGCACGCTACGCATGGGGGGTCGGCAGATGGCCATGATTGCGACACCCGAGGGCCTGGTGGTTAACGTCAGAGAAGGTAACTATATGGGCACAAACGATGGCCGCATTGTCGCCATCTCGGCTCAGGAGATTGAGATTCGCGAACGCGTTTACACCCAGCAAAATGGCTGGCAGATACGTCCTGCTTCGCTCACCATCGACGATGAGCGCTAA
- the aroB gene encoding 3-dehydroquinate synthase, protein MTAVDGVQRTLEVALGERSYPILIGTGLVGRPDMLTPYLAGQQVMVVTNETIAPLYLARLCDSLPDYLEVRTVVLPDGEQYKTIEQVGRIWDALLEAGFNRRCTLVALGGGVIGDMVGYAAAAYQRGVAFIQVPTTLLSQVDSSVGGKTGVNHPLGKNMIGAFWQPKAVLVDIDTLTTLPARELSAGLAEVIKYGFIRDDTFLAWLEANMAALRRVEPEVIAEAIARSCLIKADIVAEDETEQGVRALLNLGHTFGHAIEAHQGYGNWLHGEAVGAGMAMAATLSQALGWISTADRERSLALIKSADLPVHAPEGMSSDDFLARMRLDKKNIDTRLRLVLLEALGSACVSDAVPPEQLKSLLDRYPRH, encoded by the coding sequence ATGACCGCAGTTGACGGCGTACAGCGTACGCTTGAGGTAGCGCTCGGCGAGCGCAGCTATCCGATCCTTATTGGTACGGGACTTGTGGGCAGGCCCGACATGCTGACGCCGTATCTGGCCGGCCAGCAAGTAATGGTGGTCACCAATGAAACCATTGCCCCCCTGTATCTGGCCCGTCTCTGCGATAGCCTGCCGGATTATCTGGAGGTACGCACGGTAGTGCTGCCCGATGGCGAACAGTACAAGACCATCGAGCAGGTGGGGCGTATCTGGGATGCGCTGTTGGAAGCGGGGTTTAATCGTCGCTGCACCCTGGTTGCGTTGGGCGGCGGCGTCATTGGTGACATGGTCGGCTACGCGGCCGCCGCCTACCAGCGTGGCGTCGCGTTTATTCAGGTGCCGACTACGCTGCTGTCGCAGGTTGATTCTTCCGTGGGAGGCAAAACGGGGGTCAATCACCCGCTGGGTAAAAACATGATCGGCGCCTTCTGGCAGCCCAAAGCCGTGCTGGTCGATATCGACACACTGACCACGCTGCCCGCGCGGGAGCTGTCAGCGGGCCTTGCGGAGGTGATTAAATACGGTTTCATCCGTGATGACACTTTCCTGGCCTGGCTGGAAGCCAATATGGCGGCATTGCGTCGGGTTGAGCCTGAGGTGATTGCCGAAGCAATTGCCCGAAGCTGCCTGATAAAAGCGGATATTGTCGCTGAGGATGAAACCGAGCAGGGCGTTCGCGCGCTGCTCAACCTTGGCCACACCTTTGGCCACGCCATTGAAGCGCACCAGGGCTATGGCAACTGGCTGCACGGCGAAGCCGTAGGCGCGGGGATGGCGATGGCCGCGACGCTTTCTCAGGCGCTTGGCTGGATCTCGACAGCAGACCGAGAGCGCAGCTTGGCGCTGATCAAGAGCGCTGACTTGCCTGTCCATGCACCGGAAGGTATGTCGAGTGACGATTTCCTGGCCCGCATGCGGCTGGACAAGAAGAACATCGACACCCGCTTGCGCCTGGTGCTGCTTGAGGCGTTGGGCAGCGCCTGCGTCAGCGATGCGGTGCCTCCTGAGCAATTAAAAAGCCTGCTCGATCGCTATCCGCGGCATTAG